In Microbacterium enclense, one genomic interval encodes:
- a CDS encoding phosphogluconate dehydrogenase C-terminal domain-containing protein: MTDVTPTDTARLRIAVIGAGGKMGTRVSNNLVKTDHLVAYVETSPAGQERTRAAGRELTDAATAVSDADIVVLAVPDLALGPVTADLVPQLKSGAIVLTLDPAAAYAGLLTTRDDVIQAVAHPCHPSVFLERTTKEEWADTFGGIAAPQDAIAAIESDDPAKKAIVEETVRAIYAPVIDVHWVSVKQLAQLEPTLVETVACMIGALLNEALDEAIHTMGVPEAAARSILYGHTQVALANGLRGDNPFSDACLIAMDYGRESIVKDDWKKIFRDDELDKNLARMLHLDHIAR; encoded by the coding sequence GAGGCAAGATGGGCACGCGTGTGTCGAACAACCTCGTCAAGACCGATCACCTCGTCGCCTATGTCGAGACCTCCCCCGCCGGGCAGGAGCGCACGCGCGCCGCCGGCCGGGAGCTGACGGATGCCGCGACCGCGGTCTCCGACGCCGACATCGTCGTGCTGGCCGTCCCCGATCTCGCGCTCGGCCCCGTCACCGCCGACCTCGTCCCGCAGCTGAAGTCCGGCGCGATCGTGCTGACGCTCGATCCGGCCGCCGCGTATGCGGGTCTGCTCACCACGCGTGACGACGTCATCCAGGCCGTCGCGCACCCCTGCCACCCGTCGGTGTTCTTGGAGCGCACGACGAAAGAGGAGTGGGCCGACACGTTCGGCGGGATCGCGGCCCCGCAGGACGCGATCGCGGCGATCGAGTCGGACGACCCCGCCAAGAAGGCCATCGTCGAAGAGACGGTGCGCGCCATCTACGCGCCGGTCATCGACGTGCACTGGGTGAGCGTCAAGCAGCTCGCCCAGCTCGAGCCCACGCTCGTCGAGACCGTCGCGTGCATGATCGGCGCTCTCCTCAACGAGGCGCTCGACGAGGCGATCCACACCATGGGCGTGCCCGAGGCGGCCGCGCGCAGCATCCTGTACGGCCACACGCAGGTGGCGCTCGCGAACGGCCTGCGCGGCGACAACCCGTTCAGCGACGCGTGCCTGATCGCGATGGACTACGGTCGCGAGAGCATCGTGAAGGACGATTGGAAGAAGATCTTCCGCGACGACGAGCTCGACAAGAACCTCGCGCGCATGCTCCACCTCGACCACATCGCGCGCTGA
- a CDS encoding SDR family NAD(P)-dependent oxidoreductase codes for MTRLQGKTALVTGAATGIGFAVAARFAREGARVLIADRDADATAAAVARIGEAARAAVLDISDERSVAEAFDDARAAGWTPDVVVANAGVQLFGQDAPIADLDLAAWQRTVDVNLTGTFLTLKHAVRAMLAAGGGGSIIVTGSPTGLTGEGRAFTAYSATKAGIHGLARTVAAAYADRGIRVNTVVPAYTETSLVTTITDDPEARAAIIGRIPLGRAGAPEDVEGIMVFLASDDGAFATGSLFAVDGGMSTL; via the coding sequence ATGACCAGACTCCAGGGAAAGACGGCGCTCGTCACGGGCGCGGCCACCGGCATCGGCTTCGCCGTGGCCGCCCGCTTCGCGCGTGAGGGTGCCCGCGTTCTCATCGCCGACAGAGACGCGGATGCCACGGCCGCGGCCGTCGCGCGGATCGGCGAGGCCGCGCGGGCAGCGGTCCTCGACATCTCCGACGAGCGGTCCGTGGCCGAGGCCTTCGACGACGCCCGCGCTGCGGGGTGGACGCCGGACGTCGTCGTGGCGAACGCCGGCGTGCAGCTTTTCGGGCAGGACGCGCCGATCGCGGATCTCGATCTCGCCGCGTGGCAGCGGACGGTCGACGTGAACCTCACGGGGACCTTCCTCACGCTCAAGCACGCCGTCCGCGCCATGCTGGCGGCGGGCGGCGGCGGGTCGATCATCGTCACCGGCAGCCCCACGGGGCTCACCGGTGAGGGCCGTGCGTTCACCGCGTACAGCGCGACGAAGGCGGGCATCCACGGCCTGGCCCGCACCGTCGCCGCGGCGTACGCCGACCGTGGCATCCGTGTCAACACCGTCGTCCCCGCCTACACCGAGACGTCGCTGGTGACCACCATCACCGACGACCCCGAGGCCCGCGCCGCGATCATCGGGCGCATCCCCCTCGGCAGGGCCGGCGCCCCCGAAGACGTCGAGGGCATCATGGTCTTCCTCGCCTCCGACGATGGCGCGTTCGCGACCGGCTCGCTGTTCGCCGTCGACGGCGGCATGTCGACGCTCTGA